One genomic window of Clostridium taeniosporum includes the following:
- a CDS encoding FHA domain-containing protein, with product MSLIRCQNGHMFSERRYGPICPYCNIDTSKKENKNELLPDVEEVETNLLYQEIEPVCGWIVCIEGCRVGKDYKIKSGKNFIGRADDMDIQIIGDNYITARNHAVVVYDPKKKNYVLLPGDSSGIAYLNNEPVYMPMELANYDVIELGKSKFLFVPFCGEHFEWQDKEQR from the coding sequence ATGTCATTAATTAGATGTCAAAATGGTCATATGTTTAGTGAAAGACGATATGGTCCAATATGCCCTTATTGCAACATAGATACAAGTAAAAAAGAAAATAAAAATGAACTTTTACCAGATGTTGAAGAAGTGGAAACAAATCTTTTATATCAAGAAATAGAACCAGTGTGTGGATGGATTGTTTGCATTGAAGGATGCAGAGTAGGAAAAGATTATAAGATAAAAAGTGGGAAAAATTTCATTGGTAGAGCAGATGATATGGATATACAAATAATTGGAGATAATTACATAACAGCTAGAAATCATGCTGTTGTAGTATATGATCCTAAAAAGAAAAATTATGTATTACTTCCAGGAGATTCTTCAGGAATTGCTTATTTAAATAATGAACCAGTATATATGCCAATGGAGCTTGCAAATTATGATGTTATAGAACTTGGAAAAAGTAAATTTTTATTTGTACCATTTTGTGGTGAGCATTTTGAATGGCAAGATAAAGAGCAGAGGTAA
- a CDS encoding J domain-containing protein → MKNYYKILGISENANKDEIKKAFRNLAKKYHPDKNKDNADAIEMFQQINEAYEILSNELSREEYDKKLNQQNSNSENKNNSQKSQTKSKKNFNKDDVLNDLNECFESFFGFKANSNDVDASKIKKDSKNPIDTSNIFNSFFNVKK, encoded by the coding sequence GTGAAAAATTATTATAAGATACTTGGAATTTCTGAAAATGCTAATAAAGATGAAATAAAAAAAGCTTTTAGAAATTTAGCTAAAAAGTATCATCCAGATAAGAATAAAGATAACGCAGATGCCATAGAAATGTTTCAGCAAATAAATGAAGCATATGAAATTTTAAGCAATGAATTATCTCGAGAAGAATATGACAAAAAATTAAATCAACAAAATTCTAATAGTGAAAATAAAAATAATAGTCAAAAATCACAAACTAAATCCAAGAAAAATTTTAATAAAGATGATGTTTTAAATGATTTAAATGAATGCTTTGAAAGCTTTTTTGGGTTTAAAGCAAATAGTAATGATGTTGATGCTAGCAAAATAAAGAAAGATAGTAAAAATCCTATTGATACAAGTAATATTTTCAATAGTTTCTTTAATGTAAAGAAATAA
- a CDS encoding PP2C family protein-serine/threonine phosphatase encodes MRKLNSKFKTSFISEEGTYLQNKDYFAYIELDKFGCYAIADGIDNDTENESAQIAVTTFIKLFTQNPTMNRFTLRKYLNIVNKELVNSSRNVRLKASLTIAITNYSKVRYIVLGNSRFYFFKDGYLKERSKDLSLTQQLSDKEIIALDKAAQHIERNNLSCYLGENKLSSPFISKKIKLNDGDVFTLLTKGIWENCDEKEIEDALEGATEPQEVADRVEDMILSKQLSKLENYTLAVTFVEKAYVNPKKKAIIKKILFAAIPIILVLVIALVIFNIKQNKKRDEIASMNNYISEANGYIENRHIEKANSKYEEALKIANKYKLKNHIKEIDDECKYTEIIIEGDKKLEEKKFNEALDQYLLAMEKGEDTDDKARDYISKKIDITKTCISVADLLELADSQLEAGKVAEAEENYLEAKRLASNYYLKDEKKEAIDKLKEIYEQQGKEAEAKKQEEEKAKAEEEKAKEEEEKNKEKEEEAKKEEDELQGKAIDLRKNGDTQYIEGDYVGAKMYYTLAKEAFEKINSNSLANALEKKIVLMDKKIEEQSQTKAEGDIYLNEANERYTKGDITSAKVLYTLARDAYSQVGLTEEIKSIDEKLKVLDKEIASTGDKNE; translated from the coding sequence ATGAGAAAGTTAAATTCAAAATTTAAGACAAGCTTTATATCTGAAGAAGGAACATATCTTCAAAATAAAGATTATTTTGCATATATAGAGCTTGATAAATTTGGATGTTATGCTATTGCAGATGGAATCGACAATGATACAGAAAATGAAAGTGCTCAAATAGCAGTAACAACATTTATTAAATTATTTACACAAAATCCTACTATGAATCGATTTACTCTAAGAAAATATTTAAATATAGTTAATAAAGAATTAGTAAATTCAAGTAGAAATGTAAGACTTAAAGCTTCTCTGACAATAGCTATAACTAATTATAGTAAAGTTAGATATATTGTTTTAGGTAATTCAAGATTTTACTTTTTTAAGGATGGATACTTAAAAGAAAGAAGCAAAGATTTATCTTTAACACAGCAACTTAGTGACAAAGAAATTATAGCTTTAGATAAAGCAGCACAACATATAGAAAGAAACAATCTTTCTTGTTATTTAGGAGAAAATAAATTAAGCTCACCATTTATATCTAAAAAAATAAAACTTAATGATGGTGATGTATTTACATTACTTACAAAGGGTATATGGGAAAATTGTGATGAAAAAGAAATAGAAGATGCCTTAGAAGGGGCAACAGAACCACAAGAAGTTGCAGATAGAGTTGAAGATATGATTTTATCAAAGCAATTAAGTAAGCTGGAAAACTATACATTGGCAGTAACATTTGTTGAAAAAGCATATGTAAATCCAAAGAAAAAAGCCATAATAAAAAAAATATTATTTGCAGCAATTCCAATAATATTAGTTTTAGTTATAGCATTAGTAATATTTAATATAAAGCAGAATAAAAAAAGAGATGAAATAGCATCTATGAATAATTATATAAGTGAGGCAAATGGATACATAGAAAATAGACATATTGAAAAAGCAAACTCCAAATATGAGGAAGCATTAAAAATAGCTAATAAGTACAAACTTAAAAATCATATAAAAGAAATAGATGATGAATGTAAATATACAGAAATAATAATTGAGGGTGATAAAAAGCTTGAAGAAAAAAAATTTAATGAGGCTTTAGATCAATACTTATTAGCAATGGAAAAAGGTGAAGATACTGATGATAAAGCCAGAGATTATATTTCAAAAAAAATAGATATAACTAAAACTTGTATAAGCGTTGCTGATCTTTTAGAACTTGCAGATAGTCAGTTAGAGGCGGGAAAAGTAGCTGAGGCAGAAGAAAATTATTTAGAGGCGAAAAGACTTGCTTCTAATTATTATTTAAAAGATGAAAAGAAAGAAGCTATAGACAAGCTTAAAGAAATATATGAACAACAAGGCAAAGAAGCAGAAGCCAAAAAGCAAGAAGAAGAAAAAGCTAAAGCAGAAGAGGAAAAAGCAAAAGAAGAAGAAGAGAAGAATAAGGAAAAAGAAGAAGAAGCTAAAAAGGAAGAGGATGAGCTTCAAGGTAAAGCTATAGACCTAAGAAAAAATGGTGACACACAATATATAGAAGGTGACTATGTAGGAGCAAAGATGTATTACACTTTGGCAAAAGAGGCTTTTGAAAAAATAAATTCTAATAGTTTAGCAAATGCATTAGAAAAAAAAATAGTTCTTATGGATAAAAAGATAGAAGAACAATCACAAACAAAAGCTGAAGGTGATATATATTTAAATGAAGCTAATGAAAGATATACTAAAGGTGATATTACTTCTGCTAAAGTTTTATATACATTAGCAAGAGATGCATATAGTCAAGTGGGTCTTACAGAAGAGATAAAATCAATAGATGAAAAATTAAAGGTATTAGACAAAGAAATAGCTAGTACAGGTGATAAGAATGAATAG
- a CDS encoding FHA domain-containing protein — MKNNQNNKLMFSIQLINVFIGIIVTLIFGMIYMTIKSNELKGVLLGLLIVFGIFVFINLYKRIHNQNDIEESNIINTIELVNEDNEIIKQWSIQDKISFLIGKNNGDNEAFLDLNESIYSTLVEDNHAVLNYAAGTWYIEDLSLDSGVCIQKIDDGKKYRIVKNTPCSLKRGDIIFISKVKLLLR, encoded by the coding sequence TTGAAAAATAATCAAAATAATAAATTAATGTTTAGTATTCAATTAATAAATGTTTTTATAGGCATAATTGTAACATTAATATTTGGAATGATTTATATGACAATAAAATCAAATGAACTTAAAGGAGTACTTTTAGGTTTATTAATTGTGTTTGGAATTTTTGTTTTTATAAATTTATATAAGAGAATACACAATCAAAATGATATAGAAGAAAGCAATATAATAAATACAATTGAATTAGTAAATGAAGATAATGAAATTATAAAGCAATGGTCAATACAAGATAAAATTTCTTTTCTTATTGGAAAAAACAATGGAGATAATGAAGCATTTTTGGATTTAAATGAATCTATTTATTCAACATTAGTTGAAGATAATCATGCAGTATTAAATTATGCTGCTGGAACATGGTATATAGAAGATTTATCTTTAGATAGTGGAGTATGTATACAAAAAATAGATGATGGTAAAAAATATAGAATTGTAAAAAATACTCCTTGTAGCTTAAAAAGAGGAGATATTATATTTATTTCAAAAGTGAAATTATTACTTAGATGA
- a CDS encoding membrane-associated protease 1, with protein MGFRVKIEGAETIDLSIESVETVKFTTDTPKDANARSKDVGSTMTISGKILTAVDGDPFDSTRQMGLWSLVPAEKADCYRKITVEVISADQIIRRITYPNAFVVDYKENFGDTEGIGTFTLVVRQKKDKLTQVTIEGGYSA; from the coding sequence ATGGGATTTAGAGTAAAAATTGAAGGCGCAGAAACAATTGATTTAAGTATTGAAAGTGTTGAAACTGTAAAGTTTACAACAGATACACCAAAAGATGCTAATGCACGTTCAAAAGACGTAGGAAGCACAATGACTATATCTGGAAAGATATTAACAGCTGTAGATGGAGATCCATTTGATAGCACAAGACAAATGGGACTTTGGTCTTTAGTGCCAGCAGAAAAAGCAGATTGTTATAGAAAAATAACAGTAGAAGTTATTTCAGCTGATCAAATTATAAGAAGAATTACTTATCCTAATGCTTTCGTTGTAGATTACAAAGAAAACTTTGGTGATACTGAAGGTATTGGTACATTTACACTTGTAGTTAGACAAAAGAAAGACAAGCTAACTCAAGTTACAATTGAAGGCGGATATAGTGCTTAA
- a CDS encoding membrane-associated protease 1 has product MGFRVKVEGAETIDLNIESVETVEFKTDTPDDSNARSTDQGTTLTITGKILTPVGGEAADSTMKLAQWSLVPAEKADCYRNVKVDVISASQVVRQMTLPNAFVVDYEEDFGDCEGIGTFRLCVKQKKDKTAFVKFEGGFGEE; this is encoded by the coding sequence ATGGGATTTAGAGTAAAAGTTGAAGGTGCAGAAACTATTGACTTAAACATTGAAAGTGTTGAAACAGTAGAATTTAAAACTGATACACCTGATGATTCAAACGCCCGTTCTACAGACCAAGGTACAACATTAACAATTACAGGAAAAATATTAACTCCAGTAGGGGGAGAAGCTGCTGATAGCACTATGAAATTAGCACAATGGTCTCTTGTACCAGCAGAAAAAGCTGATTGTTACAGAAACGTAAAGGTAGATGTTATTTCAGCATCACAAGTTGTAAGACAAATGACATTACCTAATGCATTTGTTGTAGATTATGAAGAAGACTTTGGTGATTGCGAAGGTATTGGTACTTTCAGATTATGTGTAAAACAAAAGAAAGATAAAACTGCTTTTGTAAAATTTGAAGGTGGATTTGGAGAAGAATAG
- a CDS encoding MerR family transcriptional regulator: protein MKIGEFAKRSGVTVKTLLHYDKIGLLKPSEKTEVGYRIYCEDDFLRLQQITTLKFIGLSLSDISHILNESGENLESMVKIQKRALEEKKKHIDSVIEIFNNAENTAKQNGFLDVNNLVNIIKITNMQKSIKEQYKSDKNLNLRTNLHSYNTNKVDWDKWCFEKMNLFKGSKILELGCGVGKLWVKNKGFIDKNSEIILSDFSPNMLKSAKNNLKNIDFKFQYKKINAENIPYDDEIFDVVIAGHMLYFVADIDKALSEIKRVLKPNGIFYVTTNSCNSMIELNELAERFDSNLDINNNGLSTRFDLENGEEILKKYFNSIKVEMLEGKIIVDKAEPVVSYKASTIQGNSILVGKKREEFTRYLDEYIKENKNIEITTKTGMFKASK from the coding sequence TTGAAAATTGGGGAGTTTGCTAAAAGATCTGGAGTTACAGTAAAAACACTTTTACATTATGATAAAATAGGACTTCTTAAACCATCTGAAAAAACAGAAGTAGGCTATAGAATTTATTGTGAGGATGATTTTTTAAGGCTTCAGCAAATAACCACTCTAAAGTTTATTGGATTATCATTAAGTGATATATCACATATATTAAATGAAAGTGGAGAAAATTTAGAAAGCATGGTTAAAATCCAAAAAAGAGCTTTAGAAGAAAAAAAGAAACATATAGATTCTGTAATAGAAATATTTAATAATGCTGAAAATACTGCAAAACAAAATGGATTTTTAGATGTTAATAATTTAGTAAATATAATAAAAATAACAAATATGCAAAAGAGTATAAAGGAACAATATAAAAGTGACAAGAATTTAAATTTAAGAACTAATCTTCATAGTTACAACACAAATAAAGTTGATTGGGATAAATGGTGTTTTGAAAAAATGAATTTGTTTAAGGGTTCAAAAATATTAGAACTAGGATGTGGAGTAGGAAAGTTATGGGTCAAAAACAAGGGATTTATAGATAAAAATTCTGAAATTATTTTATCAGACTTTTCTCCTAATATGTTAAAGTCTGCTAAAAATAATCTAAAGAATATAGATTTTAAATTTCAATATAAAAAGATAAATGCAGAAAATATCCCTTATGATGATGAAATTTTTGATGTAGTTATTGCAGGACATATGCTTTATTTTGTTGCAGATATAGATAAAGCATTAAGTGAAATAAAAAGAGTTTTAAAACCTAATGGTATTTTTTATGTAACAACTAACTCATGTAATTCTATGATTGAATTAAATGAATTAGCTGAGAGATTTGATTCTAATTTAGATATAAATAATAATGGTCTTTCAACAAGATTTGATTTAGAAAATGGGGAAGAAATATTAAAAAAATATTTTAATAGTATTAAAGTAGAAATGTTAGAAGGAAAAATAATAGTAGACAAGGCAGAGCCGGTTGTATCATATAAAGCATCAACAATTCAAGGAAATTCAATACTTGTAGGGAAAAAAAGAGAAGAATTTACAAGATATTTAGATGAATATATTAAAGAAAACAAGAATATAGAAATAACAACAAAGACTGGAATGTTTAAGGCTTCAAAATAA
- a CDS encoding dynamin family protein: MDNFDKCINRQKSIDSIVKTLGNDDIAEKNFLVKDKIMNPSHYVVMLGETSSGKSTLINGLFKDKILLESVKPTTGVVTEVIISDEKEEKLIAVNKDSSTKVIGKEEFDNLLVKYNKDLHKLKYVGKSNNSKYNGMRIFDTPGYGSLVEYHEESLKSFIPQSDFIVYVVSYKVGIGDDDFQFLKYVGEIISDDVEVILAINMCPKDITEDNKRILEIKKSVNQCTNKEAKTFFIESNKEKNPDTTMLWEYVHERVNDDDKKEELANSFKNYQDYILNECNIKINSKIANIESKKEGIEERLNILGEFLDRKHEILTIIDRGFTKIKVNSIKLIDKSAIDVKNKITEYIQDESKWTKKEETYTLMQNYYVPNLINEETENLMQSIESEIILLDKNIEEILKEAIVKLEEKIKVSIPSYTEVVEGVLKQHIGDEIQQATGEMFRKATSKEDKDSISNPEDVNLNKLGNIIDTKSYKHTHENLKYLLKAIKASSIKAITKYLTVFTESVFYLYDSLTWQKKINEISLKAIDSWAEDVEVSIRRYLDSLKETNKEEIMSLFDALDEEFKEDEKKLEDFSVEELIRIKKEIEFLLHKCLYISMNN; this comes from the coding sequence ATGGATAATTTTGATAAGTGTATAAATAGACAAAAGAGTATTGATTCAATTGTTAAGACTTTAGGAAATGATGATATTGCTGAAAAGAATTTTTTAGTTAAAGATAAAATAATGAATCCTTCACATTATGTTGTTATGCTTGGAGAAACAAGTTCAGGAAAAAGTACATTAATAAATGGATTATTTAAAGATAAAATTTTATTAGAAAGTGTTAAACCTACAACTGGGGTTGTTACTGAAGTTATTATATCTGATGAAAAAGAAGAAAAGTTAATAGCAGTAAATAAAGATTCTAGTACAAAGGTTATAGGCAAAGAAGAGTTTGATAATTTATTAGTAAAATATAATAAGGATTTACATAAGCTTAAATATGTTGGAAAGTCAAATAATTCTAAGTATAATGGAATGAGAATTTTTGATACACCTGGTTATGGTTCACTTGTTGAATATCATGAAGAATCATTAAAGAGTTTTATTCCACAAAGTGATTTTATTGTGTATGTAGTATCTTATAAAGTTGGAATTGGAGATGATGATTTTCAATTTTTAAAATATGTTGGAGAAATTATAAGTGATGATGTAGAAGTTATTTTGGCTATAAATATGTGTCCAAAAGATATAACAGAAGATAATAAGAGAATATTAGAAATTAAAAAAAGTGTTAATCAATGTACTAATAAAGAAGCAAAGACATTTTTTATAGAGAGCAATAAAGAGAAAAATCCAGATACAACTATGCTTTGGGAATATGTACATGAGAGAGTTAATGATGATGATAAAAAAGAAGAACTTGCAAATAGTTTTAAAAATTATCAAGATTATATATTGAATGAGTGCAATATAAAGATCAACTCTAAGATTGCAAATATAGAATCTAAAAAAGAAGGTATAGAAGAAAGATTAAATATTTTAGGTGAATTTTTAGATAGGAAGCATGAAATATTAACAATTATAGACAGAGGATTTACTAAAATAAAAGTAAATTCAATTAAACTTATAGATAAATCTGCTATAGATGTAAAAAATAAAATCACTGAATATATTCAAGATGAGAGTAAATGGACTAAAAAAGAAGAAACTTATACATTAATGCAAAATTATTATGTTCCAAATTTAATAAATGAAGAAACAGAAAATTTAATGCAGAGTATTGAAAGTGAAATAATACTTTTAGACAAGAATATTGAAGAAATATTAAAAGAAGCGATAGTGAAATTAGAAGAAAAGATAAAAGTAAGTATACCATCTTACACAGAAGTTGTGGAAGGTGTATTAAAGCAACATATAGGTGATGAAATACAACAAGCTACTGGAGAAATGTTTAGAAAAGCAACTTCAAAAGAAGATAAAGATAGCATAAGTAATCCAGAAGATGTAAATTTAAATAAATTAGGTAATATAATAGATACTAAGTCATATAAGCATACACATGAAAATTTAAAGTATTTATTAAAAGCTATTAAAGCGTCATCAATAAAAGCAATTACGAAATACTTAACTGTTTTTACTGAATCAGTATTTTATTTATATGATTCATTAACATGGCAAAAGAAAATAAATGAAATATCATTAAAAGCTATAGATAGCTGGGCAGAAGATGTGGAAGTTTCTATAAGAAGATATTTAGATTCTTTAAAAGAAACAAATAAAGAAGAAATAATGTCTTTGTTTGATGCATTAGATGAAGAATTTAAAGAGGATGAAAAGAAATTAGAAGATTTTAGTGTAGAAGAGCTAATAAGAATAAAAAAGGAAATAGAATTTTTATTACACAAATGTCTTTATATATCAATGAATAATTAA
- a CDS encoding PP2C family protein-serine/threonine phosphatase codes for MKKENISLVKYSYIGNEEIQEDYFNIKKKNNTILAVIADGLGKNEAGRISSITAVKTISNIFLKEYNNEKINYFFKKAINKTNHEILKRVEKNKGGTSVLMSIINGENLYYTSLGNLMLAIFRKGELIKLSEGHCMNEVAKEKYYEGKIEKIEALQVLNNKKVLYYLGQENLNNVKMKIDSIKLEKNDLLLIMSKGIYEEIRWVDFENILNENKKI; via the coding sequence ATGAAAAAAGAAAATATAAGTTTAGTTAAATATTCATATATAGGTAATGAAGAAATACAGGAAGATTACTTTAATATAAAGAAAAAAAATAATACCATTTTAGCAGTTATTGCTGATGGTTTAGGAAAAAATGAAGCAGGAAGAATTTCTAGTATTACTGCTGTAAAAACAATATCCAATATATTTTTAAAAGAATATAATAATGAAAAAATTAACTATTTTTTCAAAAAAGCTATTAATAAAACTAATCATGAAATACTTAAAAGAGTAGAGAAAAATAAAGGTGGCACAAGCGTTTTAATGTCAATAATTAATGGAGAAAATTTATATTATACCTCTTTAGGAAACTTGATGTTAGCTATTTTTAGAAAAGGTGAACTTATAAAATTAAGTGAAGGTCATTGTATGAATGAAGTTGCAAAAGAAAAGTATTATGAAGGAAAAATTGAAAAGATTGAGGCACTTCAGGTTTTAAATAATAAAAAGGTATTATATTACCTTGGACAAGAAAATTTAAATAATGTAAAAATGAAAATTGATAGTATTAAATTAGAAAAAAATGATTTACTTTTGATTATGAGTAAAGGAATTTATGAAGAAATAAGATGGGTAGATTTTGAAAATATATTAAATGAAAATAAAAAAATATAG
- a CDS encoding transcriptional regulator, with translation MDVIQQTNRTILFEEINPEKLDLISVIGDTKGLSSLNDDQIKEINENFLVSSFDEFLDKFSPVVYSFYNATNQKVMYTLKKPENLPDNLVTEIPINQSNDFLKMLFTLIDTKSAQGIANVDFKFENLLDMISPKKVMDDIRQSRKEIQYLYSKYDELDDEDPSKLDLGDKLNNLFENAGENYNNIMAMLPLAIEDIKTRLLLGQDDNQNGGEALQIGVLSMGEDGELKVLEAPKSEEKALVAIDDNANLGLIEAFEDDYDEVNETKSDYVKSLVVRTFCPLASTMESQIDVEREVENYNTYLEFYKNSKDDFIKTVKPLIEKIVGVKMFFDQYKTKNKGMKPTLLVTNNKLDMLVNSANLPRLEAYLSTVNDKNDFDNTIWFGIVPSIQLEGKNKGGAKRERFKGNKKVEKTECNTMEDLSLLLNTVQKYRIQIFFSFEAREDTTFNHVATAGIDKFMDKCAPLMRQTYSEFAIPCVPNFTIIPKEKSGVILDSKMLMTDEGNAELSKAKEDLFKLWIEGVYIGSSYIAAGIVAAYQCPEYLREYYGNVFFDYPGVRFDIESGDNSLRVTSTLAKEISGFTNEIKNLINRKNFGFVFSSENAKFQGKDIKQITVYKARSLQANENDFESMYKTLVTTYIERMLRFYTNDFKEDNIVKFFSNNPNSVKSKWMSNKEFINAIIQDGDDINFVINNKSGTCNIDLVFNGNIKNLEVEITRSEAS, from the coding sequence ATGGATGTTATTCAACAAACCAATAGAACGATATTATTTGAGGAAATAAACCCGGAAAAATTAGATTTGATTTCTGTAATTGGAGATACTAAGGGATTAAGTAGCTTAAATGATGACCAAATAAAAGAAATTAATGAAAATTTTTTAGTAAGTAGTTTTGATGAATTTTTGGATAAATTCTCACCTGTTGTATATTCATTTTATAATGCAACAAACCAAAAGGTTATGTATACATTAAAAAAACCTGAAAATCTTCCAGATAACTTAGTAACAGAAATACCAATAAATCAATCAAATGATTTTCTAAAAATGTTATTTACTTTAATAGATACAAAAAGTGCTCAAGGAATAGCTAATGTAGATTTTAAATTTGAAAATTTATTAGATATGATTTCTCCTAAGAAAGTAATGGATGATATAAGACAATCAAGAAAAGAGATACAATATTTATATAGCAAGTATGATGAATTAGATGATGAAGATCCAAGCAAATTAGACTTAGGAGATAAGTTAAATAATTTATTTGAAAATGCTGGTGAAAATTATAATAATATAATGGCTATGCTTCCATTAGCCATTGAAGATATAAAAACAAGATTGCTTTTAGGACAAGATGATAATCAAAATGGTGGAGAAGCATTACAAATAGGTGTGTTAAGTATGGGAGAAGATGGTGAACTTAAAGTTCTTGAAGCTCCTAAAAGTGAAGAAAAAGCATTAGTAGCAATAGATGATAATGCAAATTTAGGTTTAATTGAAGCTTTTGAGGATGATTATGATGAAGTAAATGAAACAAAATCTGATTATGTTAAAAGCTTAGTTGTTAGAACTTTCTGTCCACTTGCATCTACAATGGAAAGTCAAATAGATGTGGAACGTGAAGTAGAAAATTATAATACATACCTTGAGTTCTACAAAAATTCTAAAGATGATTTTATAAAGACTGTTAAACCGTTGATAGAAAAAATTGTTGGTGTAAAGATGTTCTTTGATCAATATAAAACAAAAAATAAAGGTATGAAACCAACATTACTTGTTACAAATAACAAACTTGATATGTTGGTAAATTCAGCTAATTTACCAAGACTTGAAGCATATTTAAGTACTGTAAATGATAAAAATGATTTTGATAATACAATTTGGTTTGGAATAGTTCCGTCAATTCAATTAGAAGGTAAAAATAAAGGTGGAGCTAAGAGAGAAAGATTTAAAGGAAACAAGAAAGTTGAAAAAACAGAATGTAATACTATGGAAGATCTATCTTTACTTCTTAATACAGTACAAAAATATAGAATTCAAATCTTCTTTAGTTTTGAAGCAAGAGAGGATACTACATTTAATCATGTAGCAACAGCAGGAATAGATAAATTTATGGATAAATGTGCTCCTTTAATGAGACAAACATACAGTGAATTTGCCATTCCATGTGTTCCTAATTTTACAATCATTCCAAAGGAAAAATCAGGTGTAATACTTGATAGTAAAATGCTTATGACAGATGAAGGAAATGCAGAATTATCAAAAGCAAAAGAAGATTTATTTAAGTTATGGATTGAAGGAGTATATATTGGAAGTTCATATATTGCAGCAGGAATAGTTGCAGCATATCAATGTCCAGAATACTTAAGAGAATATTATGGTAATGTATTTTTTGATTATCCAGGTGTAAGATTTGATATTGAATCTGGAGATAATTCATTAAGAGTTACTTCAACTTTAGCAAAAGAAATATCAGGATTTACTAATGAAATCAAAAATTTAATAAATAGAAAGAACTTTGGATTTGTATTCTCATCAGAAAATGCTAAATTCCAAGGTAAAGATATAAAGCAAATTACAGTTTATAAGGCAAGAAGCCTTCAAGCAAATGAAAATGATTTTGAATCAATGTATAAGACATTAGTTACAACTTATATAGAAAGAATGTTAAGGTTCTATACTAATGATTTTAAAGAAGATAATATAGTTAAATTCTTTAGTAATAATCCTAATAGTGTTAAGAGCAAATGGATGTCAAATAAAGAATTTATTAATGCAATAATACAAGATGGAGATGATATAAACTTTGTTATAAATAATAAGAGTGGAACATGTAATATTGATCTTGTATTTAATGGAAATATCAAAAATCTTGAAGTTGAAATTACTAGAAGTGAAGCTAGCTAA